The genomic segment TCGTGCTCGACGCCGGGGGTGTTGCCGGGGTCGGAGGCCGGGAACGTGCCCTCGACCTCGACGGAGTCCTCGGCGGTGGGGCCGGCGTAGTTGAGGATGTCGCGCTCGAACTGCGTCTTCGCGTCGGAGAGCAGGATGCGGTCCTGCGGACGCTTCGGGCCGGCGATCGACGGCACGACGGTGCCGAGGTCGAGCTCAATGTACTCGCTGAAGACCGGCTCGTTGGACGGGTCGTGCCACAGGCCCTGCAGCTTCGCGTACTCCTCGACGAGGGCGACAGCCTGCTCGTCGCGGCCGGTGAGGCGCAGGTACTCGGTGGTGACGTCGTCGATCGGGAAGATCGCCGCGGTGGAACCGAACTCCGGCGACATGTTGCCGATCGTGGCGCGGTTGGCCAGCGGCACGGATGCGACACCCGCGCCGTAGAACTCGACGAACTTGCCGACGACGCCGTGCTTGCGCAGCATGTCGGTGATCGTGAGGACGACGTCGGTCGCCGTGACACCGGCGGGGATCTCGCCCGTGAGCTTGAAGCCGACGACGCGCGGGATGAGCATCGACACGGGCTGGCCGAGCATCGCAGCCTCTGCCTCGATGCCGCCGACGCCCCAGCCGAGGACGCCGAGACCATTGACCATGGTCGTGTGGGAGTCGGTGCCGACGCAGGTGTCGGGGTACGCCTGGAGGACGCCGTCGTTGGTGCGGTCGTAGATGACCTTGGCCAAGTGCTCGATGTTCACCTGGTGGACGATGCCCGTCCCCGGGGGGACGACCTTGAAGTCGTTGAAGGCGGTCTGGCCCCAGCGGAGGAACTGGTACCGCTCGCCGTTGCGCTCGTACTCGATCTCGACGTTGCGCTCGAGCGCGTTGTCGGAGCCGAACAGGTCGGCGATGACCGAGTGGTCGATGACCATCTCGGCGGGCGAGAGCGGGTTGATCTTGTTGGGGTCGCCACCGAGGGCCGTGACCGCCTCGCGCATGGTGGCGAGGTCGACGATGCACGGGACGCCGGTGAAGTCCTGCATGACCACGCGCGCCGGCGAGAACTGGATCTCGGTGTTCGGCTCGGCTGCGGCATCCCACGATCCGAGAGCCTCGATCTGCGCCTTCGTGACGTTCGCGCCGTCCTCGGTGCGGAGCAGGTTCTCGAGGAGGACCTTGAGACTGAACGGCAGCTTGTCGTAGCCGGGAACAGTGTCAATCCGGAAGATCTCGTAGTCGGTGCTGCCGACCGTCAGGGTGCTCTTGGCACCGAAGCTGTTCACCGTGGACACGAATCCGTCTCCTTCTAGTCTGATGGGAGCGACAGGCGCTCTCCATATTGGTCGCCCGCGCCTTCGGCTGCCAGCAAGGCGCACCTAACAGTGTGCGCCTCGTGAGCTCTCGGCGAAAGACGTCAATTTATCTTGATGTCAAGATAAATCTATCACGCCGCCGAGGCCTCATCCTCCCGCGACTCGCGCGGATACAGGGCTCGGACGACGAGCCAGGTGACGGCGATGAGCGGCGCGAACAGCGGCAGACCCATGATGAGCTTCAGCGTGCCGAGCGCCGTCACCTGATCGGTCAGGTACAGCGGCAGCTGCACGGCCAACCGCGCGAAGAACAGCAGCGCCCAGGCGATGCCCAACCAGCGGAACGCCCGCCTCTTGCGCTTGTCAGCGCGCCACGCTGTCGCATCCCCCATGAGGAAGCCCGCTGCGACCCCGATCAGCGACCAGCCGATCAGCGCCGAGACGAGAAGGACCGTCCCGTATGCCGCGTTCGTGATGAGTCCGGGGACGAAGTTGTCGGCCCCTCTGCCCGTCCACAGCGCGAGGGCGGCGGCAGCCGCAGCCGCGATCAGGCCGCCGAGGGCCGCCGCAGGAGGGGACTTCTGAACGAGCCGCACGACGGTGAAGACCGCGGCGAGCCCGACGGAGACCCCGAGCGCGAGGATCAGAGGATCGGGGCGGATCGTGAAGAGGATGACGAAGGCGAGGCTGGGGAGGACCGATTCCAGGATGCCGCGCCAGCCGCCCATCGCCGACCAGACGACCTTCTGGGTGCTGGCGTCCTTCGCCGGGTCGAGGCCCGCTCGACGCGCGGCTCCACCCAGGGCAGCCCCGAGGAGGTCGGGCGCACTGACGGATTCGGGCTCGGTACGCGCCTCCTGCGGACCTTCCGCGCTCACGCCGATCCTGGCGTGGCGGGCATCTTCAGCGGGATCAGATCGCGCGGCGGCATGGGAGAGCCGCCACGCACCACGACGATCGAGCGGAAGAGGTCCTCGACCTTGGCGGCCGCCTCAGGGTCGGACGCCGCCGCGCCGCCGATCACTCCGCGGAGGAACCAGCGCGGTCCGTCGACGCCGATGAATCGGGCCAGGTGCAGCGCTGAGCCCTCGGACGCCGGTCCCGGCACCTCGGCGAGCAGCTCCTTGCCGAGCGGCCCTTCGCGCTCCTCGACGCGACCGCCCTGCTGGCGGACCTGGTCGACGAGCTGCATCCGCGTCTCGTGCCACAGGCCGAGGCTGCGCGGAGCGGCGAACGGCTGGACCTGCAACGAGGAATCGGCGTAGTCGAGCCCGACCGCCACGATCCGCTTGGTCTGCTCCTCCACCTCGAGGCGGAGGTTCAGCCCTTCGCGCGGAAGGATCTTGATGCCACCGAGATCGATGTACGGGCGGACCGGGTTGGCCTCGGCCTCGTCGAACGGTCCATCGGTCGCACGGTTCGCCGGTGCGGACTTCGACGTCGGCTGCGTGGTCTCTTCTTCAGTCATCGTGCACTTCCTGCCTGCTCGGCGCTCTGCGCCTGGTACCCCGTCGAACCGAACCCGCCGGCGCCGCGCGCGCTGTCTTCGAGTTCGTCCACGGGGATGAAGTTCGCTCGGGTGACCGGCATGATGATGAGCTGCGCGATCCGATCCCCGACCGCCACATCGTACGCGCTCGAGCTGTCCGTGTTCAGCAGGCTCACCTTGATCTCACCCCGGTAGCCGGCATCCACCGTGCCTGGTGAGTTGACGATCGTGATCCCGTGCTTGGCGGCGAGGCCGCTGCGGGGCACGACGAAGGCGGCGTAGCCGTCCGGCAGCGCGATGCGCACACCGGTGGGGACCAGCGCCCTCTCCCCCGGCTCGAGGCGCACGGCCTCCGCGGCGACGAGGTCGGCGCCCGCGTCGCCCGGGTGGGCGTACGAGGGGACGGCTGACGCGATAATGGGAAGATCGACGGAATCGCTCACCCCATGAGGCTAATGCAGAACGACATGACCGACACGCGCACCGCCCGCTATCGCGAGCGTCTCTCGCCGAGCCTGTGGATGCTGGTCACGGCGGCGGTCGCCGCACCGATGCTCAGCCTCACGCTCACGCCGCTCGGTTCGCTGCCCGCCCTCCTCATCGGGATCACGGCCGCGGTCGCGCTGATCGTCCTCATGCTGGCGGCTTCACCATCGATCCGTGTCGACGGCACGGTGCTGCGCGCCGGTCGTGCGCACATCGACGCCCGGTGGCTGGGCGAGGTCACCGAGCTCAGCGGCGAGCAGGCGCATGCTGCCCGCGGCGCCCAGCTCCCGGCCCGCGGGTGGCATCTCATCCGCGGCGGCATCGACGGCATCGTCGTGGTGCAGAACACCGACCCGGCGGATCCCGTCACGAGCTGGACGATCTCGACGCGCACACCCGATCGGCTCGCGGCGGCCATCCGTGCCGCGGAGGCCGAAGCGGTCTGATCCGGGAAGAGTCGCCCGCAGGGCCCCCGGATACGACGATGCGCCCCTGCCGAAACGGCCGGGGCGCACACGAGCGTCGGAAGAGTGCTGCGGTCAGGCAGCGCACTCCTTGCAGATGGGACCATCTGCGCCCTCGTGGTCGAGCTGCGAGCGGTGCTTCACGAGGAAGCAGCTCATGCAGGTGAACTCATCCTGCTGTGCGGGGAGCACGACGACGTCGAGCTCCAGGTCCGACAGGTCTGCGCCGGGGAGGTCGAAACTCGAGGGGTTGTCCGAGTCCTCATCCCCGGTCGTGCCGGACAGCTTGTCCGGCACACGCTCCTTCAGGGCTTCGATCGACTCGGAGTCGTCTTCGCTCTTTCGGGGGGCGTCGTAATCGGTTGCCATGCGGTAAGTCTCCACTTTCATGGTGCTAGTGGGCGGTGCGCCGTCGGGTAAGCGGCGGGCATAGTTTGCACGATGCCGACGTGATTAGCAAATGCCGGTCCGTGTCCCTGACGAAACTCACGGCGCGCCCGTTGTATTCCCCGTTCTGCCGACACCGCGTGACACCATGAACGGACAGCCATCAGAGGGGCATTCGCATGGAAAACGTCACGATCGTCGGCACGGAAGACGACCTGCTGATCCTCGCCACCGGTTCGGGCGAGCGGTTCGCGCTCGCCATCGACGATGTGCTGCACCGAGAGATCCGTCGGGCTCGCCGACGTGACGAGGGCGACAAGCCCCGCGTCACGGTCAGCCCGCGTGAGATCCAGGCGCACATCCGCTCCGGACTCTCCGCGGCCGAGACCGCCGAGCTCCTTGGTGTCGATGTCGAGCACGTCACGCGCTTCGAGGGACCGGTGCTCGCCGAGCGCGAGCACATCGTCGGCCAGGCCCTGGCCGTCCCCGTCCTCATCGGCAGCGAGGTCGAGCCCGACGCGCAGCCCACTTTCGGCGCCGCCGTACGCGCGAAGCTCGCCGACGTCGGGGCGAGCGATGAGCGCTGGGCCAGCTGGAAGGACGACAGCGGCTGGGTCGTGAAGCTCGAGTTCACCGCCGCCGAGGTCTCCCACGACGCGCGCTGGAGTTTCGACCCGCGCCGCAGCGCTCTGTCCCCGTTGAACTCCGACGCCAGTCAGTTGTCGCGGCAGGGTTCGCTCCCTGACGGACTGATCCCGCGTCTGCGCGCTGTCGAAGGCGCCAGGCACGAATCGCCGTACAAGGACGACAGCAGGTTCGACTCCGGCGCGTTCGGTCCCCGCCTGCTGCCGGCTCCGGAGGCAGAGGTCGACGAACCACTGATGCCGGAGCGTTCGGACCCGGCCGCGCAGGCCGCGGCGATCAACCGCGCGCCGAACGAGTCGAACACGAGCGCCGAGACGGCGGATCTTCTCGAGGCGCTGCGCCGTCGGCGAGGTCAGCGCGAGAGCGCCCCTGCCGTGTCGGACGCGGACGAGCGGGAGACGCCGGAACCGGCAGTGAGCCCGATCGCCCTGTTCGACTCCCTGGAGTCCGAAGAGGCACCGGCCGAGAAGCCCGCACCTCAGGAGTCGCCTCAGGATGCCGGTGGACGGCGGCGCCGTCGCAACGCGATGCCGTCCTGGGACGAGATCGTCTTCGGAGCACGCACGGACGACTGACGTCAGCCGGCGAACGCCCCGCGGCGGATGTACGGAACGATGCGCTCCTCCGGGGTGAGGGCTCCGTGCTGCCCGACCATGCCCCTGGAGCGCTGGTCGTCTGCCGTCCCGTCGTAGAAGGCCCGGTTCCCGCGGGCGACGACGACGAGATCCCCGATCCGGTCGGTGGCATCCGCTGTCACCTCACCTCCGTACAGGCCTGACGCGATCACCTCATCCCTGCTGAGGACATCGGCCTCTCCCTCGCTGAAGCGCCGCCAGATGTCCAGGTGCGCGGCCGCATCGGCGCCCGGTTCGAGGTAGACGTGCAGCATCCGCGGTTCACCGCCGAAGTGACGGACGGCTCCGAGGCGAGCATCCCCCTCTGCGAGGACCACGTGGCGGTGTGCGGGCACGTCGACCATGCCGTGGTCCGCCGTGATGAGCACTCCGACGCCCCGCGGCGGCGCAGGCGCGAGGGCATGATCGATGTCCTCGAGGGCGGCGATCCATGCCTGCGAGTCGATCCCGTGCTGGTGCCCCGCCTTGTCGACCTCCGGCAGGTAGCAGTACACCAGCGCACCCGGTTCGTCGGAGGCGAGCTGGTAGGCCAGCGCCACGCGTTCGGCCGGTGTCCTCGCCGAGACGAACGTCGCTCCGCGGAGGGTCGCGTTCGTGAACCCGCTGCGGGCGTAACTGGCGATGCCGACGGCGTATGCCGGGCGCCCCGCAGAGACCGCGCGCTCGAACACCGTCGGCTGCGGCTGCCATCGGTGCGGATCGATGCCATCCGATTCCCAGCCGGACAGGAGGTTGACCAGGCGGTCTCTGCTCCGGTCGAGCACGCGGTAGCCGACCAGGCCGTGTCGGCCCGGCTCGACGCCGGTGAGGATCGAGGTGAGCGCCGCAGCCGTGGTGGTCGGGAAGGCCGAGTACGCGACGTCCTTCTTGCCCACGCCGGCGGAGAGGTGCCGAGCGTGCCCCGCATGGGCGCGAAGCTGGATCGCGCCCAGACCGTCCACGATGACCACGACGACCGAGCGTGCCGGGGCGAGCCCACCCGTTCCGCCCTCGAGCGAGGCGAGGAGGTCCCCCGCCACCCCGTGGATGTTCCGGGCTGTCGCAGGCGTGGTCGGTAGAATCGGTGACACCCGAGCCAGTCTTCCACAGGCTCAGCTACGTCCCAGGAAGTCCATGCCCCGCACTGAACCCGCCGAGCCCGTCGAGGAGCGCATCCAGGACATCGACCTGTCCAATGAGATGCAGGGTTCGTTCCTCGAGTACGCCTACTCGGTGATCTACTCCCGCGCACTGCCCGATGCTCGCGACGGTCTGAAGCCCGTTCAGCGACGCATCCTCTACCAGATGGCGGAGATGGGC from the Microbacterium ginsengiterrae genome contains:
- a CDS encoding DUF3093 domain-containing protein, whose protein sequence is MTDTRTARYRERLSPSLWMLVTAAVAAPMLSLTLTPLGSLPALLIGITAAVALIVLMLAASPSIRVDGTVLRAGRAHIDARWLGEVTELSGEQAHAARGAQLPARGWHLIRGGIDGIVVVQNTDPADPVTSWTISTRTPDRLAAAIRAAEAEAV
- the sepH gene encoding septation protein SepH, coding for MENVTIVGTEDDLLILATGSGERFALAIDDVLHREIRRARRRDEGDKPRVTVSPREIQAHIRSGLSAAETAELLGVDVEHVTRFEGPVLAEREHIVGQALAVPVLIGSEVEPDAQPTFGAAVRAKLADVGASDERWASWKDDSGWVVKLEFTAAEVSHDARWSFDPRRSALSPLNSDASQLSRQGSLPDGLIPRLRAVEGARHESPYKDDSRFDSGAFGPRLLPAPEAEVDEPLMPERSDPAAQAAAINRAPNESNTSAETADLLEALRRRRGQRESAPAVSDADERETPEPAVSPIALFDSLESEEAPAEKPAPQESPQDAGGRRRRRNAMPSWDEIVFGARTDD
- a CDS encoding DUF3710 domain-containing protein — encoded protein: MTEEETTQPTSKSAPANRATDGPFDEAEANPVRPYIDLGGIKILPREGLNLRLEVEEQTKRIVAVGLDYADSSLQVQPFAAPRSLGLWHETRMQLVDQVRQQGGRVEEREGPLGKELLAEVPGPASEGSALHLARFIGVDGPRWFLRGVIGGAAASDPEAAAKVEDLFRSIVVVRGGSPMPPRDLIPLKMPATPGSA
- a CDS encoding DUF4193 domain-containing protein, which translates into the protein MATDYDAPRKSEDDSESIEALKERVPDKLSGTTGDEDSDNPSSFDLPGADLSDLELDVVVLPAQQDEFTCMSCFLVKHRSQLDHEGADGPICKECAA
- a CDS encoding DUF3159 domain-containing protein, coding for MGVSAEGPQEARTEPESVSAPDLLGAALGGAARRAGLDPAKDASTQKVVWSAMGGWRGILESVLPSLAFVILFTIRPDPLILALGVSVGLAAVFTVVRLVQKSPPAAALGGLIAAAAAAALALWTGRGADNFVPGLITNAAYGTVLLVSALIGWSLIGVAAGFLMGDATAWRADKRKRRAFRWLGIAWALLFFARLAVQLPLYLTDQVTALGTLKLIMGLPLFAPLIAVTWLVVRALYPRESREDEASAA
- the dut gene encoding dUTP diphosphatase — encoded protein: MSDSVDLPIIASAVPSYAHPGDAGADLVAAEAVRLEPGERALVPTGVRIALPDGYAAFVVPRSGLAAKHGITIVNSPGTVDAGYRGEIKVSLLNTDSSSAYDVAVGDRIAQLIIMPVTRANFIPVDELEDSARGAGGFGSTGYQAQSAEQAGSAR
- a CDS encoding alkaline phosphatase family protein; protein product: MAGDLLASLEGGTGGLAPARSVVVVIVDGLGAIQLRAHAGHARHLSAGVGKKDVAYSAFPTTTAAALTSILTGVEPGRHGLVGYRVLDRSRDRLVNLLSGWESDGIDPHRWQPQPTVFERAVSAGRPAYAVGIASYARSGFTNATLRGATFVSARTPAERVALAYQLASDEPGALVYCYLPEVDKAGHQHGIDSQAWIAALEDIDHALAPAPPRGVGVLITADHGMVDVPAHRHVVLAEGDARLGAVRHFGGEPRMLHVYLEPGADAAAHLDIWRRFSEGEADVLSRDEVIASGLYGGEVTADATDRIGDLVVVARGNRAFYDGTADDQRSRGMVGQHGALTPEERIVPYIRRGAFAG